A portion of the Manihot esculenta cultivar AM560-2 chromosome 2, M.esculenta_v8, whole genome shotgun sequence genome contains these proteins:
- the LOC110608532 gene encoding protein WUSCHEL, whose translation MEPQQQQQQQNQQLQNEDSNSGVKGSFLCRQSSTRWTPTTDQIRILKDLYYNSGVRSPSAEQIQKISARLRQYGKIEGKNVFYWFQNHKARERQKKRFTTDVPMQQRTVSNASNWKPEDYPFHNKYPNTTSGFSSSSPSSAGGSTVGQMGNYGYRSVTIENSFRDCLIPAGANSGVVGSMSPSYGWVGIDTYSSAYSHFDKRKSSNEILEGEEREVQEEEAITQEIETLPLFPTQREDTNGILCNLKHNPICYPHNYWYGSDDGNNTSRTFLELSLNSYGNGQAPDSI comes from the exons ATGGAACCTCAacaacagcagcagcagcaaaaCCAACAACTACAAAACGAGGATAGTAACAGCGGTGTCAAAGGAAGCTTTCTATGCAGGCAAAGCAGTACAAGGTGGACTCCCACAACTGACCAGATAAGGATACTCAAGGACCTTTACTACAACAGTGGAGTTAGGTCCCCAAGTGCAGAGCAGATTCAGAAGATCTCTGCTAGGCTTAGACAGTACGGTAAGATTGAAGGCAAGAATGTGTTTTATTGGTTTCAGAACCATAAAGCTCGAGAGAGGCAGAAGAAAAGGTTCACCACAGATGTCCCCATGCAACAAAGAACTGTTTCAAATGCTTCTAATTGGAAACCTGAAGACTATCCCTTTCACAACAAGTATCCCAACACTACTTCCG GGTTTTCTTCTTCATCTCCATCCTCAGCTGGTGGGAGCACCGTTGGACAGATGGGAAACTACGGCTATAGATCTGTAACAATTGAGAATAGTTTCAGG GACTGCTTAATCCCAGCTGGTGCAAACAGCGGTGTTGTTGGATCCATGAGCCCCAGCTATGGGTGGGTTGGGATTGATACCTACAGTTCAGCTTATTCTCACTTTGACAAGCGAAAATCAAGTAATGAAATCCTAGAAGGGGAAGAACGAGAAGTTCAAGAAGAGGAAGCAATTACTCAAGAGAttgaaactctccctctcttccCTACCCAGAGAGAAGACACCAATGGTATTCTCTGCAACCTCAAGCACAACCCCATCTGCTACCCCCACAACTACTGGTATGGCTCCGATGATGGCAACAACACTTCGCGTACTTTCCTCGAGCTTAGCCTCAACTCCTACGGTAATGGGCAGGCACCGGATTCCATCTAA